GAAGAAGCGCAGCGGACTGGGGAGTTGCGCGACGACGTCAATGCGCACGATATGGCGGTCCATTTGACAGCCGTTATCCAAGGTGGATATGTCCTGTCGCGGGTGTTTCAAGACGCCGCACAAATGGAAAGTGCAGTAAGAGCAGCAATTGGTTTGCTTTCCGGAACATTTTCCTAAACTGCGTGAGGAGGTAGTTTGTATGCGGGAAGGCATGGGTATCCAACAGGTGTCTGTACAGTTGGTCGGGGGGCCGACCACCATCATTGAGATTGGTGGGTTGCGGTTTGTGACGGACCCAACTTTTGACTCACCGAGGCAGTACGAAGTCGGCGGGCGGTTTCTGACGAAGAATATGCCACCATCCCTTACTGCGGAATCTATTGGAGCGGTTGACGCGGTCCTTCTTTCTCACGACCAACACGTAGACAATCTGGATGCCAAGGGACGCGAATGGATGAAAGGGGTGCAAACCGTCTTCACGACGACCGAGGCTGCGGCCCGTATCCCTGGCGTGACATCATTACCGAACTGGACTTCCACCCAGATGGCGAGACCGGACGGACGAGTAATCACGATAACCGGTGTGCCCGCACAGCATGGACCGGACAATACGCAGCATCTGGTCGGGGAGGTCACTGGGTTTATGCTATCCGGCGACGGGCTTCCGACAATTTACGTGAGCGGTGATAATGCATCGCTGTCGGTGGTACGCGCCATTGCAGCGCGTTTCCCCTCAATTGATGTTGCAATCCTGTTTTGCGGTGCGGCCCAGACAGCTTTGCTCGATTACAGCAATTTAACCCTCGGCAGCGAGGATGCCGCGCAAGCCGCGCACATTTTGCAAGCAAGTACGGTGATACCTGTTCACTATGAAGGTTGGACTCATTATACAGAGGGTGCAGAATCTATCCGAGATGCATTTGAACGGATGCAGGCACAGGCTTGTTTACACCTTCTTATGCCCGGCGAACGAGTGAATCTGCCAGGCTGAACGGACAGTGCTATCACGTACAACGGTTACTCCCTCTCTTGCACCGATACATATTCTCAAAGCAGATTTGTCAGAAAATATGATATCTTTGTGCAAACACGGGGATTGAATGTGCAGAATTTCCCGTGACCCGAGGAGGTTGGCGCGTGATTCGGCAGATTCGAAACGAGAACGCTTGGGTCCTTGAAACCCAAAACACCGGCTATTGCATCGCTGTGCTGCCAAATGTAGACGAGGTGGCGCCCGCAGACGGGCAACCGATTACAATCGAGAGCGGCCAATTACCGGACTCAATGTCGAGTGCGACCTCAGAAAGCGTCAGGCAGCCCCATGACGATGTCGTACATCTCTACTGGGGCCGGCGGCTTCCGAGGTTGGAAGACTACGCACAAGCTGTCTCCGTCGCACAGCGAAGCAGCTTCAATTCAAAGGCCTGGCTGTCCCCACTCGAATACAGACCTTGGACAGGGGGAATGTACGAGGAGCCATCCCTGAAGGTGCGGTTTCCAGACGGAAGCCGTAATGTGGTGTTGGTCTTTGACCGTGCGCATCTTGGCCAGTCGGAATCGCTCGGTCCTTCGAGCCACTTGGTGCTTTACTTTTCAGACGTCAAGGGTCTGGAGGTTCGTCTGCATTACGTGGTCCGGGAACACGAGGACATGGTGGTGCGATGGGTCGAGGTCACAAACGTGTCCGCGAGTGCCCATCAGCTAACGCAACTGAGCGCTGCGGTCTGGAATCTCCCCGACGGCGGCGTGTACCGTGCGACGACGGTTCACGGAGATTGGGGACGCGAGTTTCAGTTACAGCGTCAGCTCATTCAATATGGGAAACACGTGATGGAGAGCCGCAAAGGTCATACAAGCCATGATGCCAATCCGTTTTTCATGGTCGACAATGGACTCGCTACTGAACACTCGGGTGCTGTTTGGTTTGGCGCGCTGGAGTGGAGCGGGAACTGGAAGATTGCCTTTGATGTGGGGAGTCATCATCGTTTGTCCATTTCCGGTGGGTTCAACGACTTTGATTTCGAGCAAACCCTTCTTCCTCGTCAATCCATCATCTCCCCGAAGTTTGCGGCTGGCTATACGGTGAATGGTTTCGGCGGTGCGAGTCGCAATTTGCATCGTTATGCGCACAGCATTCAGGACAATGCGGGGACGAAGGAACGTCCTGTGCCTGTCCTGTACAACTCTTGGGAAGCGACTGGATTTGAAGTCACTGAGAAGAGCCAAATGCAACTGGCGAAGATTGCAGCCGATATCGGGGTGGAGTTGTTCGTTGTTGACGACGGTTGGTTTGGCGCGCGTAATTCAGACCGTGCGGGGCTCGGGGATTGGACGACGAATTCGGAAAAATTTCCGCGTGGACTGAGTGGGTTAGCACAGTACGTGGAGGACCTGGGCATGCGTTTTGGTATCTGGGTGGAACCAGAGATGGTGAATCCGGATAGCGATTTGTACCGTAACCATCCGGATTGGGTGTTGCATGTTCCTGGGCGAGACAGAACTCTGGCACGGCATCAACTGGTGCTTGACCTGTCAAACACTGCGGTCTTGGACTACCTGTTTTCCTGTCTCGATGAACTTCTCGAACAGCATAAGATTCGTCTCGTGAAGTGGGATATGAACCGAACCATCAGCGAACCTGGGTCGACGGCTTTGTCCCCGCAGCAGCAGATGGAGGTCTGGAAGCGCCATGTCGACGGACTGTACGGGATTCTGGAGCGCCTGCGAATGAAACACCCACAAGTCGTGTTCGAGTCATGCAGCGGTGGAGGGGGACGCGTTGACCTTGCGATGCTTCGGTATATGGCGCAGTTTTGGACAAGTGACAACACGGATGCCTATGACCGCTTACGGATTCAAGAGGGCTTTAGCTATGCGTATCCGGCATCGACCATGCGGGCATGGGTGGTCGACAATCCACAGTTCATGAACGACAGAAATGTTCCGTTTCCGTTCCGCTTCCATACCGCCATGATGGGCGCGCTGGGGATTGGCGCAAACATCGAAGAGTGGACGGCAGAAGAGGGTGCACAGGCTGCTCGCTGGATTGCGATGTATAAGGAGATACGGGGATTGATAGCCGACGGCGCCCTGTACCGGTTGGTGTCACCGACCTTTGGCAGCGTAGATGCCGCCCTAAGGGCCAGCGGTGAGCGCGAGACTGGTGACGGTTGGGCGGTTGTGGAGTATGTTGCAACGGATGGAGCAGAGGCCGTGATTTTCGTTCTTTCGCGCGGGACTCAGTTTGGCGACCCAAGTCCACTCATATGCCCAGAGGGCTTGGATGAGGAAGCCATCTACACACTCGAGTGGCTGGATGTGAACAGCACGGACGCTCGCGGTATAGGCGGCGCTGCGGTTCACGAGGGTTCAGCGGGTCCCGTTTTGACGGGCCGAGTCGCGAGCCACGTCGATGCGCGCCCGAGGTCTGGCCTTGCCTGGAAGACGATTGGTTTGCGTCTTTGGTTACGTGGCGACTATGCCAGCGCAGTGCTGCGTCTCCGTCGTACATCAGACGAGGTGAACCTGCGTTAGCGGCGCCGTTGGTACGACCATCCACATGTTGATGCATCAAACAGGCGGAAAAATCCATTATAACTGAATATTTCGGAGGATATTTCTCTACAGCGTCGAATACGTTGGTAACAAGTCATCGCCATGACCTGTACGAATGGAGGTCACTTGATGCGGATTGTCTACATCGATGTCGATTCGCTGCGGCCGGACCATCTAGGCTGCTACGGATATGATAGAGAGACTTCACCAAATATCAACCGCCTTGCATCGGAAGGCGTGCGTTTTACGAGAGCGTACTGTGAGGGGTCGCCATGCGTGCCCTCGCGTGCCAGCTTCGTTTCAGGTCGGTTTGCCATCAACCACGGTGCACTAACTCATTTCGGCCCAGGCGGTTCGTTCTACGTACCAGGCGAGGAACGATACAGCCGCCGATACCCATTGCTGTCAAGGTACCTGCGGGAGGCGGGCTATAAGACCGTTACGATATCGAGCTTCGGAGACAGGCACCAGGCTTGGTGGTTCTTTGGTGGGTGGAACGAAATATACTCCCACACCTTAAAGGCAGGCAATGAAGACGCGAACGAAGTCAACGAAGCGGTCCTCCCGTGGATTCAGGCACACGGCAAGGACGACAACTACTTCCTGCATATTCAATACTGGGATCCTCATGGGTTTTACACCTGTCCTGACGAGTTCGCCAACCAATTTGCCAACCAGCCCGCACCGCTTTACCCAGATGAAGAAACCATCCAAAAGCAGCAATCCGACATCTTCCCGAGGTCTGCGAGACTGTTCCACTGGGCCATCACCCCGAACATCCCCAAAAAGATGCCGCTTGAGATACAGAGCCGGAAGGACTTTGTCCGACTCATCAACGGTTACGACGGCGGTATTGCCTTTATGGACTGGCACCTCGGTCAAGTATTCGAGGCGTACCGGCAGCTTGGCATTGAGGACGAGGTCTGCTTTATTCTCAGCGCCGATCACGGTGAGTCCTTCGGCGAACAAGGCATCTACATGGAGCATGGGATGGCCACGGAGTCGGTTCATCACGTACCGCTAATTATTCGCATCCCAGGGGTAACGGATATGGGAACCATGTGCGATGACTTTGTGTACAACGTGGATGTCGTCGCTACGATTGCAGATTTGGTGGGCCTGCCAGTTCCCGATGGGTGGGATGGTCAATCGCTGTTGCCAAAGCTCTCTGCAACCGCTTCAGGGGCAATGTCGGCTGAACACGCGAACGACACCCCTACGAACGGTAGTCCATCAGCAACTTGGCAGCGGGACAAGCTTGTTCTAGAGCATGGGCTGTACGCCTGCCAACGCGCTGTCCGTGACC
The Alicyclobacillus curvatus genome window above contains:
- a CDS encoding sulfatase-like hydrolase/transferase, which produces MRIVYIDVDSLRPDHLGCYGYDRETSPNINRLASEGVRFTRAYCEGSPCVPSRASFVSGRFAINHGALTHFGPGGSFYVPGEERYSRRYPLLSRYLREAGYKTVTISSFGDRHQAWWFFGGWNEIYSHTLKAGNEDANEVNEAVLPWIQAHGKDDNYFLHIQYWDPHGFYTCPDEFANQFANQPAPLYPDEETIQKQQSDIFPRSARLFHWAITPNIPKKMPLEIQSRKDFVRLINGYDGGIAFMDWHLGQVFEAYRQLGIEDEVCFILSADHGESFGEQGIYMEHGMATESVHHVPLIIRIPGVTDMGTMCDDFVYNVDVVATIADLVGLPVPDGWDGQSLLPKLSATASGAMSAEHANDTPTNGSPSATWQRDKLVLEHGLYACQRAVRDQRWYFIRTYDQGFYDFPSITLYDMETDPWQTTNVASEHPQVVQEMDHAISNWVQANRDKHGVIPDPMEAILDTGPYRYINEAAWIAHLRELGLEDAARRFERRRRSVY
- a CDS encoding alpha-galactosidase — protein: MIRQIRNENAWVLETQNTGYCIAVLPNVDEVAPADGQPITIESGQLPDSMSSATSESVRQPHDDVVHLYWGRRLPRLEDYAQAVSVAQRSSFNSKAWLSPLEYRPWTGGMYEEPSLKVRFPDGSRNVVLVFDRAHLGQSESLGPSSHLVLYFSDVKGLEVRLHYVVREHEDMVVRWVEVTNVSASAHQLTQLSAAVWNLPDGGVYRATTVHGDWGREFQLQRQLIQYGKHVMESRKGHTSHDANPFFMVDNGLATEHSGAVWFGALEWSGNWKIAFDVGSHHRLSISGGFNDFDFEQTLLPRQSIISPKFAAGYTVNGFGGASRNLHRYAHSIQDNAGTKERPVPVLYNSWEATGFEVTEKSQMQLAKIAADIGVELFVVDDGWFGARNSDRAGLGDWTTNSEKFPRGLSGLAQYVEDLGMRFGIWVEPEMVNPDSDLYRNHPDWVLHVPGRDRTLARHQLVLDLSNTAVLDYLFSCLDELLEQHKIRLVKWDMNRTISEPGSTALSPQQQMEVWKRHVDGLYGILERLRMKHPQVVFESCSGGGGRVDLAMLRYMAQFWTSDNTDAYDRLRIQEGFSYAYPASTMRAWVVDNPQFMNDRNVPFPFRFHTAMMGALGIGANIEEWTAEEGAQAARWIAMYKEIRGLIADGALYRLVSPTFGSVDAALRASGERETGDGWAVVEYVATDGAEAVIFVLSRGTQFGDPSPLICPEGLDEEAIYTLEWLDVNSTDARGIGGAAVHEGSAGPVLTGRVASHVDARPRSGLAWKTIGLRLWLRGDYASAVLRLRRTSDEVNLR
- a CDS encoding MBL fold metallo-hydrolase — protein: MREGMGIQQVSVQLVGGPTTIIEIGGLRFVTDPTFDSPRQYEVGGRFLTKNMPPSLTAESIGAVDAVLLSHDQHVDNLDAKGREWMKGVQTVFTTTEAAARIPGVTSLPNWTSTQMARPDGRVITITGVPAQHGPDNTQHLVGEVTGFMLSGDGLPTIYVSGDNASLSVVRAIAARFPSIDVAILFCGAAQTALLDYSNLTLGSEDAAQAAHILQASTVIPVHYEGWTHYTEGAESIRDAFERMQAQACLHLLMPGERVNLPG